Proteins encoded in a region of the Streptomyces akebiae genome:
- a CDS encoding hydrolase, whose translation MSLWTSLEPASATVDPGSSTTVRLRLRNTGDVVDEYRFEPVGDIAPWTTVEPQTLRLYPGTTGSVELTFAPPRTPDATAGPNAYAVRILPTEHPEATTVPEGNLTITPFTEVRAELVPPTVKGRLRGRPKLAVDNLGNTKVTASVSGSDNGDQLSYDIHPSNVQIEPGRAAFVKATLKPRQIIWFGSKEERPYTFAVKRSGVTPLDVEGTYVQRSFLPGWLATCLGILLALAITFLTLWLAYQPKVVSATTELREAGVSTLPPSPSPSLSAPAPPTPTPPPVSSAPPQTEEPKSDGAGESGSGSGGGGGGSGGGDEEQPKKAPTAATAVRQLAASDPGGRHVCYRAFVKGKGWTSPECDGDTAGTVGQARPLTALNIAVSGVGGTASAAFVHNPGSTNGQGHYVEPWSGAPDGLDNYIGDSKKDAPAMLGFTINVDDGARGVCQSVHQKDRGWQNLACDKPGEGERYIFGGTLDNGIWLEAVKFTV comes from the coding sequence GTGAGCCTTTGGACTTCCCTCGAACCCGCCTCCGCGACCGTCGACCCGGGGAGCAGTACGACCGTACGGCTGCGGCTGCGCAACACCGGTGACGTGGTCGACGAGTACCGCTTCGAGCCGGTCGGTGACATCGCGCCGTGGACGACCGTGGAGCCGCAGACGCTCCGGTTGTACCCGGGCACCACGGGGTCGGTGGAGCTGACGTTCGCGCCGCCGCGCACCCCGGACGCGACGGCCGGCCCGAACGCGTACGCGGTGCGGATCCTGCCGACCGAGCATCCGGAGGCGACGACCGTTCCCGAGGGGAACCTGACGATCACGCCGTTCACGGAGGTGCGGGCGGAACTCGTGCCGCCGACCGTGAAGGGACGCCTGCGGGGCCGGCCGAAGCTCGCCGTGGACAACCTCGGCAACACCAAGGTCACCGCGTCGGTCAGCGGCAGCGACAACGGCGATCAGCTGTCGTACGACATCCACCCGAGCAACGTGCAGATCGAGCCCGGCCGTGCCGCGTTCGTGAAGGCCACGCTGAAGCCCCGGCAGATCATCTGGTTCGGGTCGAAGGAGGAGCGGCCCTACACCTTCGCGGTGAAGCGGTCGGGGGTGACTCCGCTCGACGTCGAGGGCACCTATGTGCAGCGGAGCTTCCTGCCGGGCTGGCTCGCCACCTGCCTCGGCATCCTCCTGGCGCTCGCCATCACGTTCCTGACGCTGTGGCTCGCCTACCAGCCGAAGGTCGTCAGCGCCACCACGGAGCTGCGGGAGGCCGGCGTCAGTACGCTGCCGCCCTCCCCCTCGCCGAGCCTGTCGGCCCCCGCACCGCCCACGCCCACCCCGCCGCCCGTCTCCTCGGCGCCGCCGCAGACGGAGGAGCCGAAGAGCGACGGCGCCGGCGAGAGCGGGAGCGGAAGCGGCGGCGGGGGTGGCGGCTCCGGCGGCGGGGACGAGGAGCAGCCGAAGAAGGCGCCGACAGCCGCGACCGCCGTACGGCAGCTCGCCGCGTCCGACCCCGGCGGCCGGCACGTCTGCTACCGCGCCTTCGTGAAGGGCAAGGGCTGGACGTCCCCGGAGTGCGACGGCGACACGGCCGGCACGGTGGGCCAGGCCAGGCCGCTCACGGCCCTCAACATCGCGGTGTCCGGCGTGGGCGGCACCGCCAGCGCCGCCTTCGTCCACAACCCCGGCTCGACGAACGGTCAGGGGCATTACGTGGAGCCCTGGTCGGGTGCGCCCGACGGCCTGGACAACTACATCGGCGACTCCAAGAAGGACGCCCCGGCCATGCTGGGCTTCACCATCAACGTCGACGACGGCGCCCGAGGGGTCTGCCAGTCGGTCCACCAGAAGGACAGGGGCTGGCAGAACCTGGCCTGCGACAAGCCCGGCGAAGGAGAGCGCTACATCTTCGGCGGCACCCTGGACAACGGCATCTGGCTCGAAGCCGTCAAGTTCACCGTGTGA
- a CDS encoding DUF6760 family protein produces the protein MTYATDRLHEEIAYVAFHFHWSFEEILDLEHHDRRRYTEQIASLVTRGGSEG, from the coding sequence GTGACGTACGCGACCGACCGGCTGCACGAGGAGATCGCGTACGTCGCCTTCCACTTCCACTGGAGCTTCGAGGAGATCCTCGACCTCGAACACCACGACCGCCGCCGCTACACCGAACAGATCGCGTCCCTCGTGACACGGGGCGGGTCGGAGGGCTGA
- a CDS encoding phage tail protein, whose amino-acid sequence MSLAPGDALTSHNFGLQIDGVMVEYLAEVSGLTLEQDVITYQQNSAQGRPEVNLLPGVQKNGQCTVVRGMTQSAAFNTWINDSINGQMGSARKNASIIMMDYQNNPVKRYNMRNAWCSKIDASTLKAGEASALTETVTIVFEELVIE is encoded by the coding sequence ATGAGCCTCGCGCCGGGTGACGCCCTTACTTCACACAATTTCGGCCTGCAGATCGACGGGGTGATGGTCGAGTACCTCGCGGAGGTCAGCGGCCTCACCCTCGAACAGGACGTCATCACGTACCAGCAGAACTCCGCCCAGGGCCGGCCCGAGGTCAACCTTCTGCCCGGTGTGCAGAAGAACGGGCAGTGCACCGTGGTCCGCGGTATGACCCAGTCGGCCGCGTTCAACACGTGGATCAACGACTCGATCAACGGTCAGATGGGCTCGGCGCGGAAGAACGCGTCGATCATCATGATGGATTACCAGAACAACCCGGTGAAGCGGTACAACATGCGCAACGCCTGGTGCAGCAAGATCGACGCGAGCACCCTCAAGGCCGGCGAGGCGTCCGCGCTCACCGAGACCGTGACCATCGTCTTCGAAGAACTGGTCATCGAGTAA
- a CDS encoding phage tail sheath subtilisin-like domain-containing protein, whose translation MPSYLSPGVYVEEVASGSRPIEGVGTSVAAFVGLAPTGPLNEPTLVTNWSQFVAAFGEFTDGYYLAHSVYGFFNNGGSAAYVVRVGGTAQDGASAGSPAAVTGSAAPAALPPGEPKQLGTFSVTAIAGGSLSVEVADPEGEGPAERFKLIVKDGDKPVETFDVTAKKGGRNYVVTQVKERSKLITVTETAPAAQLARPDNQTVALAAPAAPAAVAPAGNDDAHPGPAEYLGDSADRTGFGGLEAVDEISMVAVPDLMAAYQRGAIDLEAVKAVQLGLIAHCELMGDRVAVIDPPPGLNARQIRVWRQETAGYDSKYAALYYPWIKVFDPASGQSKVIPPSGHVAGVWARNDFERGVHKAPANEVVRGAVDLELQITRGEQDLLNPIGVNCIRAFPGRGIRVWGARTMSSDPAWRYLNIRRYFNYLEESILIGTQWVVFEPNDHALWARIRRNVSAFLVNEWRQGALFGQRPEDAYYVKCDEETNPPESVDLGRVICEIGIAPVKPAEFVIFRLAQFSSGSGELEE comes from the coding sequence ATGCCGTCCTACCTGTCGCCGGGCGTCTACGTCGAGGAGGTGGCCAGCGGCTCGCGTCCCATCGAGGGTGTGGGCACCTCGGTGGCCGCCTTCGTCGGCCTGGCCCCGACCGGTCCGCTGAACGAGCCGACCCTGGTGACCAACTGGTCCCAGTTCGTCGCGGCCTTCGGCGAGTTCACCGACGGCTACTACCTCGCGCACTCGGTGTACGGGTTCTTCAACAACGGCGGCAGCGCCGCGTACGTCGTCCGCGTGGGCGGCACGGCCCAGGACGGCGCGTCCGCCGGTTCTCCGGCCGCCGTGACGGGGTCCGCCGCGCCGGCCGCGCTCCCGCCGGGCGAGCCGAAGCAGCTGGGCACGTTCAGTGTGACCGCCATCGCGGGCGGTTCCCTCAGCGTCGAGGTCGCCGACCCCGAGGGCGAGGGCCCCGCCGAGCGCTTCAAACTGATCGTCAAGGACGGCGACAAGCCGGTCGAGACCTTCGACGTGACCGCCAAGAAGGGCGGCCGCAACTACGTCGTCACCCAGGTCAAGGAGCGCTCCAAGCTCATCACGGTCACGGAGACGGCGCCGGCCGCGCAGCTCGCGCGCCCCGACAACCAGACCGTGGCCCTGGCGGCCCCCGCCGCACCGGCCGCCGTCGCGCCCGCCGGGAACGACGACGCCCACCCCGGCCCGGCCGAGTACCTCGGTGACTCCGCCGACCGCACCGGCTTCGGCGGTCTGGAGGCCGTGGACGAGATCTCCATGGTCGCGGTGCCCGACCTGATGGCCGCCTACCAGCGGGGCGCGATCGACCTGGAGGCCGTCAAGGCGGTCCAGCTCGGTCTGATCGCGCACTGCGAGCTGATGGGCGACCGGGTCGCCGTCATCGACCCGCCGCCCGGCCTCAACGCCCGGCAGATCCGGGTCTGGCGCCAGGAGACCGCCGGCTACGACTCCAAGTACGCCGCCCTGTACTACCCCTGGATCAAGGTCTTCGACCCGGCCAGCGGTCAGTCGAAGGTGATCCCGCCGAGCGGTCACGTGGCCGGTGTCTGGGCCCGCAACGACTTCGAGCGCGGGGTGCACAAGGCGCCCGCCAACGAGGTCGTACGCGGCGCGGTGGACCTCGAACTCCAGATCACCCGGGGCGAGCAGGACCTGCTCAACCCCATCGGCGTCAACTGCATCCGCGCCTTCCCGGGCCGTGGCATCCGCGTCTGGGGCGCCCGCACCATGTCCTCGGACCCGGCGTGGCGCTACCTCAACATCCGCCGGTACTTCAACTACCTGGAGGAGTCGATCCTGATCGGCACCCAGTGGGTGGTCTTCGAGCCGAACGACCACGCGCTGTGGGCCCGGATCCGGCGCAACGTCTCCGCGTTCCTGGTCAACGAGTGGCGCCAGGGCGCCCTGTTCGGCCAGCGGCCCGAGGACGCGTACTACGTCAAGTGCGACGAGGAGACCAACCCGCCGGAGTCGGTCGACCTCGGCCGGGTCATCTGCGAGATCGGTATCGCCCCGGTGAAGCCCGCCGAGTTCGTGATCTTCCGGCTGGCCCAGTTCTCCAGCGGCAGCGGCGAGTTGGAGGAGTAG
- a CDS encoding eCIS core domain-containing protein, translating to MRERNGANDRERGRAGDERRPGRVPPPGPAAALLALQRAAGNAAVARAVEEQRHRHSAACGPDAPVQRSAVHQVLRTSGQPLDPSLRSEMEGRFDGEDFSAVRVHTDTVAQRSAAEIGARAYTSGSHVVWDGRDKHTLAHELDHVRQQRRGAVPGTDDGSGLRVSDPSDWAEKEAEATARRVMGGPGPVQRATDASRRAGAPGVSGAPAGPAVQRKGLETLESVANAPAKSLTGRFAGWIKDKPVSEAVAPVKEAVLAYDRSTVRDPTHCMTELANIQMLALPMREGALPGDLRYLEQVLAAVRAEMDVVGKQVDRDGRMPEAAAAPYKAMTDRGTMWKDPQFAQSTVNFRMSGFGYVREMSELNRAELTKEIGGAGGKAWVKDVRAKLENELNNSVLAHYTQQERADAMLASEKKLKPKSELGDAENNTMNVDELVLGNDGFVFFYIEPRGKTDRAPRFGEIRLEVGIGRLVSEGWIMLSDFIQRDYPKLIAPANRPDLPEHKAKSGQHERAKEQAGYQPVREFKRGEIEGDALMGMVTAFSDIQNAEEQQAHMLARQLALTVPGDEMVYGPEKEIKRPELLHKNILAGSDILPGLVERAIVEIIRFEQANPPLAQRLKAMSGAELMDFLLRDLLRPQAMLPNSVDISNATVTKVKGKG from the coding sequence GTGCGCGAGCGGAACGGAGCGAACGACAGGGAGCGAGGCCGGGCGGGAGACGAACGAAGGCCCGGTCGCGTCCCGCCACCGGGGCCCGCCGCCGCGCTCCTGGCCCTGCAACGCGCCGCGGGCAACGCGGCGGTGGCCCGCGCCGTCGAGGAGCAGCGCCACCGGCACAGCGCGGCCTGCGGACCCGACGCCCCGGTGCAGCGCTCCGCCGTGCACCAGGTCCTGCGCACCTCGGGACAGCCGCTGGACCCGTCGCTGCGCAGCGAGATGGAGGGCCGGTTCGACGGCGAGGACTTCAGCGCCGTACGCGTCCACACCGACACCGTGGCCCAACGGTCCGCGGCGGAGATCGGGGCGCGGGCGTACACCTCCGGCTCCCATGTGGTGTGGGACGGCCGGGACAAGCACACCCTCGCCCATGAGCTGGACCACGTCCGCCAGCAGCGGCGCGGCGCGGTGCCCGGTACGGACGACGGTTCCGGCCTGCGTGTCTCCGACCCTTCCGACTGGGCCGAGAAGGAGGCGGAGGCCACCGCCCGGCGGGTCATGGGCGGGCCCGGACCCGTCCAGCGCGCGACGGACGCCTCGCGGCGCGCGGGAGCGCCGGGTGTGTCGGGTGCGCCGGCCGGGCCGGCGGTCCAGCGCAAGGGGCTCGAGACGCTGGAGAGCGTGGCGAACGCCCCCGCGAAGTCGCTGACCGGCCGGTTCGCCGGCTGGATCAAGGACAAGCCCGTCTCCGAGGCGGTGGCACCGGTGAAGGAGGCCGTCCTCGCCTACGACCGGTCCACGGTCCGCGACCCGACGCACTGCATGACGGAGCTGGCGAACATCCAGATGCTCGCCCTGCCGATGCGTGAGGGCGCGCTCCCCGGTGACCTGCGCTATCTGGAGCAGGTGCTCGCCGCCGTCCGCGCCGAGATGGACGTCGTGGGCAAGCAGGTCGATCGCGACGGGCGCATGCCGGAAGCGGCGGCGGCGCCGTACAAGGCCATGACCGACCGGGGCACCATGTGGAAGGACCCCCAGTTCGCCCAGAGCACGGTGAACTTCCGCATGTCCGGCTTCGGTTACGTCCGGGAGATGTCGGAGCTGAACCGCGCGGAGCTCACGAAGGAGATCGGCGGCGCGGGTGGCAAGGCGTGGGTCAAGGACGTCAGGGCCAAGCTGGAGAACGAGCTGAACAACAGCGTGCTCGCCCACTACACCCAGCAGGAGCGGGCCGACGCGATGCTCGCCTCGGAGAAGAAGCTGAAGCCGAAGTCGGAGCTGGGCGACGCCGAGAACAACACCATGAACGTCGACGAGTTGGTGCTCGGCAACGACGGCTTCGTCTTCTTCTACATCGAGCCCAGGGGCAAGACGGACCGCGCTCCCCGGTTCGGCGAGATCCGGCTGGAGGTCGGCATCGGCCGGCTGGTGAGCGAGGGCTGGATCATGCTGAGCGACTTCATCCAGCGCGACTACCCCAAACTCATCGCCCCCGCGAACCGGCCGGACCTGCCGGAGCACAAGGCGAAGTCGGGTCAGCACGAGCGGGCGAAAGAGCAGGCCGGGTACCAGCCGGTGCGCGAGTTCAAGCGGGGCGAGATCGAGGGGGACGCCCTGATGGGCATGGTCACCGCCTTCTCGGACATCCAGAACGCGGAGGAGCAGCAGGCGCACATGCTCGCGCGACAGCTCGCGCTCACGGTGCCCGGGGACGAGATGGTCTACGGCCCGGAGAAGGAGATCAAGCGGCCCGAACTCCTCCACAAGAACATCCTCGCCGGCTCGGACATCCTCCCCGGTCTGGTCGAGCGCGCGATCGTGGAGATCATCCGCTTCGAGCAGGCCAATCCGCCGCTGGCCCAGCGGCTCAAGGCCATGAGCGGCGCCGAGCTGATGGACTTCCTGCTCCGGGACCTGTTGCGCCCGCAGGCGATGCTGCCCAACTCCGTGGACATCTCCAACGCCACGGTCACGAAGGTCAAGGGCAAGGGCTGA